The following coding sequences lie in one Synechococcus sp. CC9902 genomic window:
- a CDS encoding YihY/virulence factor BrkB family protein, which produces MGQAEVLKQKAFRWFVLSLWRASQRWSDAACVDLSAAFAYFTLQSFFPLLLIALSVAARVFGRTDSLDKLITFVAQILPPSAVDLVDSTLRGLVAQGFGAGLFGVVVLIITASNAYLTLQRGADRLWSEILPSASINSPLSTQIYQFVRARVEAFVIILAIAVLILADQIAAGFRWLPEAFIGNLDYYIPSLMLLVRESPIVSIGQILLPALALSLMALLLQRVLPSRRVPIMPLIPGSILIGLGLSFLNAALSLSLVSLGNRFQAYGVIGGVLVLTLWVWLVGVILYFGQCWSVELAASRMRRLSQGDPNSSVA; this is translated from the coding sequence ATTGGTCAAGCTGAGGTGCTGAAACAAAAGGCATTCCGCTGGTTTGTGCTCAGCCTCTGGCGTGCATCCCAGCGTTGGAGCGATGCTGCCTGCGTTGATCTCAGTGCTGCATTTGCTTATTTCACTCTTCAGTCTTTTTTCCCGCTTTTATTAATTGCCCTTTCCGTTGCAGCCCGCGTTTTTGGGCGCACAGATAGTCTCGATAAATTAATCACATTTGTTGCCCAGATTTTGCCCCCATCTGCAGTTGATTTGGTTGATTCCACGTTGCGTGGTTTGGTGGCTCAAGGATTTGGTGCCGGGTTATTTGGTGTGGTTGTACTTATTATTACTGCAAGCAATGCTTACCTAACGCTACAGCGTGGTGCTGATCGATTGTGGAGTGAAATCCTTCCTTCTGCTTCAATTAATTCTCCCTTGTCAACTCAGATTTATCAATTTGTACGCGCACGTGTGGAGGCTTTTGTCATCATTTTGGCGATTGCAGTTTTGATTTTGGCTGATCAAATCGCGGCCGGATTTAGGTGGTTGCCAGAGGCATTTATTGGCAATTTAGATTACTATATTCCGTCGTTAATGTTGCTTGTTCGAGAAAGTCCAATTGTATCGATCGGTCAAATTCTTCTCCCTGCTTTAGCGCTTTCGTTGATGGCATTGTTGTTGCAAAGAGTTCTTCCTAGTCGCAGAGTGCCAATTATGCCTCTTATCCCTGGCTCGATTCTGATCGGGCTAGGCCTTTCGTTTTTGAATGCTGCTTTGAGCCTGAGTCTTGTCTCTTTAGGGAATCGTTTTCAGGCCTATGGTGTTATCGGTGGTGTTCTTGTTTTAACTCTCTGGGTGTGGTTGGTCGGTGTCATTCTTTATTTTGGTCAGTGTTGGAGCGTTGAACTAGCAGCTTCTCGGATGAGGAGGTTGTCCCAAGGAGATCCGAACAGTTCAGTTGCTTGA
- a CDS encoding DUF2834 domain-containing protein: MRKALPWIYLILAILGAVLPWRANLEFMAESTGNFDIQQFVADASATAAARSLGADLLIGATAVSIWICIEGPKQKIKGWWIAILLSFGVAFACGAPFFLFLRERHLQAQESESTS, translated from the coding sequence ATGCGTAAGGCCCTTCCCTGGATCTACTTAATTCTCGCAATCCTTGGAGCCGTTCTGCCTTGGCGCGCGAACTTAGAGTTCATGGCAGAAAGCACTGGCAACTTCGACATTCAACAGTTTGTAGCCGATGCTTCGGCCACAGCAGCTGCCCGATCGTTAGGGGCTGATTTATTAATCGGTGCCACCGCGGTGAGCATTTGGATTTGCATTGAGGGTCCAAAACAAAAAATAAAAGGGTGGTGGATCGCCATCCTGTTGAGTTTTGGTGTGGCCTTCGCCTGTGGCGCGCCATTTTTCTTATTTTTACGAGAACGACATCTCCAAGCTCAAGAATCAGAATCCACATCTTGA
- the xseB gene encoding exodeoxyribonuclease VII small subunit, which yields MTRAKTKATQIKAWKKDISGLSYEEATQALDLILAELQSDSVPIADLQNRVLHGEVVLDHCEALLKSVEQAVLQLDPDSMIETNNLTESITTNESSNA from the coding sequence ATGACTAGGGCTAAAACCAAAGCCACTCAGATCAAAGCCTGGAAAAAGGACATCTCTGGACTGTCCTACGAGGAGGCAACTCAGGCCTTAGATCTCATCTTGGCCGAACTTCAAAGCGACTCCGTTCCCATCGCAGATCTACAGAATCGTGTGTTGCACGGAGAAGTGGTTTTGGATCATTGCGAGGCCTTACTGAAATCCGTTGAGCAAGCGGTGCTACAACTCGACCCAGACAGCATGATTGAAACCAACAATTTGACTGAATCCATCACCACTAACGAATCGAGCAATGCGTAA
- the xseA gene encoding exodeoxyribonuclease VII large subunit, producing MSADRVPTYSVGELNTAIGSLLERGFAPRFLLEATVSRPQVKKGHLWLTLTDGTASISGVVWASRLAQLSYRPTDGDGVTVVGKLNFWAARASITVQALDIRPSLSTVLRQFEQVRQRLEDEGVINPGRQRSLPSQPATLALLTSVPSSALADMLRTGRERWPMTRLLVIPIPVQGAVADQIIKVLNRLAERCEALAVDGLVLARGGGSREDLAVFDDEALCRCLAQFPRPVVTGIGHEDDLTIADLVADHRAATPTAAMVACLPDRDSAKRNLQDRRQRMKDVVGWRIERDRQRLNDRRAFLRQQSPLRRLQQLQDDLNRKRDLLRALSPSRWLQRGLALLSNDAGETLSGVTSIKVGDRVVIQMNDGELDTDVKVVRPSSHQSMS from the coding sequence TTGAGCGCTGATCGGGTCCCGACCTATTCGGTCGGAGAACTAAATACAGCAATCGGCAGCTTGCTTGAACGCGGTTTCGCACCACGTTTTCTTCTAGAAGCCACCGTGTCTCGCCCCCAAGTGAAGAAGGGGCATCTTTGGCTCACCCTCACCGATGGGACTGCAAGCATCTCCGGGGTGGTTTGGGCTTCACGACTGGCTCAATTGAGCTACCGCCCCACAGACGGTGATGGCGTCACCGTTGTCGGCAAGCTGAATTTCTGGGCAGCACGGGCCAGCATCACCGTCCAGGCCCTCGATATCCGCCCAAGCCTGAGCACTGTTCTTCGACAATTTGAGCAGGTGCGTCAGCGCCTCGAAGACGAGGGCGTGATCAACCCAGGGCGTCAACGTTCTCTCCCATCACAACCCGCCACTCTTGCCCTGCTCACGAGTGTTCCAAGCTCTGCTCTTGCCGACATGCTGCGAACCGGTCGCGAACGGTGGCCCATGACCCGCTTATTGGTCATTCCGATCCCTGTTCAAGGGGCTGTCGCTGATCAAATCATCAAAGTGTTGAACCGTCTCGCTGAACGATGTGAGGCTCTCGCAGTCGACGGCCTCGTGCTGGCAAGGGGTGGTGGCAGCAGGGAAGACCTCGCCGTCTTTGATGACGAGGCTTTATGCCGTTGCTTAGCCCAGTTCCCACGTCCTGTTGTGACCGGCATCGGCCACGAAGATGACCTCACCATCGCCGACCTAGTTGCTGACCATCGCGCAGCAACACCAACAGCCGCCATGGTGGCTTGCCTCCCGGATCGGGATAGCGCCAAGCGCAACCTCCAAGACCGTCGTCAACGCATGAAAGACGTCGTCGGCTGGCGGATCGAGAGGGATCGACAACGTTTGAACGATCGACGGGCTTTCTTACGGCAACAATCGCCATTACGGCGACTACAGCAATTGCAGGACGACTTGAACCGAAAACGTGACTTGCTGCGTGCCCTCTCTCCCAGTCGCTGGCTCCAGCGGGGGTTGGCTTTGCTATCCAACGATGCGGGCGAAACACTGAGTGGCGTGACATCAATCAAAGTGGGAGATCGCGTCGTTATTCAGATGAACGATGGTGAGCTCGATACTGATGTCAAAGTTGTTCGCCCCTCCTCACACCAATCCATGTCATGA
- a CDS encoding chlorophyll a/b-binding protein has product MSDNARFGFVNFAETWNGRLAMLGFVIGLGTELLTGQGILTQIGLG; this is encoded by the coding sequence ATGTCCGACAACGCACGTTTTGGTTTCGTCAACTTCGCTGAGACCTGGAATGGTCGTCTGGCCATGCTCGGCTTCGTCATCGGCCTCGGCACCGAGCTGCTGACCGGCCAAGGCATCCTGACCCAAATCGGCCTCGGCTGA
- the hrpB gene encoding ATP-dependent helicase HrpB translates to MKDFPIDPLLPTICQQIKPGSTLLLQAPPGAGKTTRVPLALIGALTPIAAEITRAGRVLMVEPRRLATRAAATRLAQSLDEPLGQRIGYAMRGEQKRSTKTQVEVVTDGLFLRRLQADPSLEGVSCVLFDEFHERRKDADLALALLREAAPVLRPDLALVLMSATLDLSDLRDRLPQADVLESAGRCYPVETHHQRARENESLPRQVLRALENHALTLSKGSGALVFLPGLREIERCRTLLSDAKALQRWRIAILHGQLPLDSQSAALHRCGPEHDGTVILASGIAESSITIDAVRLVIDSGLSRQLRYDPNTGMEGLETVPSSLASAEQRRGRAGRQSAGQCVRLWSPAEQQRRPNFSPPELLLADPQPILMELAQWGAGLGKDLPWLDAPPQAAMQEGLSDLQALGLLQPNGQLSSMGRQLSTLGVHPRLGLLMLEAREHGCSQLGCDLAVLLSERDPLAGRDAGCDLEARLSVIGQHRTLRVRSRQLRRQLDRLGVTAPEKTDSANAAALVLRAFPQWLAQERPGQPGRYLLRQGRGAILPPLDQLRGSPALAVARVDTGGRDTLIQLALPLDSSTLEELGEREGTWVESVSWDASRQQVKAERRLQLGELVLRRTPQSAPSPEQCQALLLNALHEAGTLEALPWTAFNQQLRQRLSWMHRHDGPPWPPRDKETLLQDTTWLAPTLLSCQSWRDLSPAMLDEALWGALSWTERQRLDQVLPERIAIPSGRQAKLRYDDEEVVLAVKLQEMFGETTGPHVLRGQIPVTLELLSPAGRPLQRTRDLEGFWTGSYADVRREMRGRYPKHPWPDDPTRATPTAFTKRKQLQQKGS, encoded by the coding sequence TTGAAGGATTTCCCCATTGATCCGCTGCTTCCAACGATCTGCCAGCAGATCAAACCCGGAAGCACTTTGCTGCTTCAGGCACCTCCAGGAGCTGGAAAAACCACGCGGGTGCCCTTGGCCTTAATTGGCGCCCTGACCCCCATCGCTGCTGAGATCACCCGAGCAGGGCGTGTGTTGATGGTGGAACCCCGACGACTCGCCACCCGAGCAGCAGCTACACGACTCGCTCAATCCCTGGATGAACCGCTGGGCCAACGGATCGGCTACGCCATGCGTGGCGAGCAAAAACGTTCAACCAAGACCCAGGTGGAGGTGGTCACGGATGGGCTTTTTCTCCGTCGTCTTCAAGCAGATCCATCACTTGAAGGGGTGTCGTGCGTTCTCTTTGATGAATTTCATGAGCGGCGCAAGGATGCCGATCTCGCCCTTGCACTTCTGAGGGAAGCCGCCCCAGTCCTGCGACCCGACTTGGCCCTCGTGCTGATGTCGGCAACCCTGGATCTTTCCGATTTGCGCGACCGGCTGCCCCAAGCCGATGTTTTAGAGAGTGCTGGGCGTTGTTATCCCGTTGAAACCCATCACCAAAGAGCTCGGGAGAACGAATCCCTCCCCCGACAGGTGCTGCGTGCCCTCGAAAACCATGCTCTGACGTTATCCAAAGGCAGTGGTGCATTGGTTTTTCTCCCAGGCCTGCGTGAGATCGAACGCTGCCGCACCCTGCTCAGTGATGCCAAAGCGCTTCAACGTTGGCGCATTGCCATCCTTCACGGACAACTCCCCCTCGACAGCCAAAGCGCTGCCTTGCATCGTTGCGGGCCGGAGCATGACGGCACGGTGATCTTGGCCAGTGGGATTGCCGAAAGCTCGATCACGATCGACGCCGTTCGGCTTGTGATCGACAGCGGACTGAGTCGACAGCTCCGCTACGACCCGAACACCGGCATGGAAGGCCTAGAGACCGTGCCAAGCAGCCTGGCGAGCGCCGAACAACGCCGAGGCCGTGCTGGCCGTCAAAGCGCCGGACAATGCGTCCGACTGTGGTCTCCCGCCGAGCAACAACGCCGACCCAATTTCAGCCCTCCTGAGCTTCTTCTGGCGGATCCCCAACCGATCTTGATGGAGCTAGCCCAGTGGGGAGCAGGCTTGGGGAAGGATCTGCCCTGGCTCGACGCCCCCCCGCAAGCCGCCATGCAGGAGGGCCTTTCAGACCTCCAAGCCTTGGGACTCCTGCAGCCCAATGGACAGCTCAGTTCGATGGGGCGACAGCTGTCCACATTGGGAGTGCACCCGCGCCTCGGCCTATTGATGCTGGAAGCCCGAGAACACGGCTGTTCCCAACTCGGCTGCGACTTGGCGGTGCTGCTCAGCGAGCGTGATCCCTTAGCCGGTCGCGATGCAGGCTGCGATCTTGAAGCACGACTCTCCGTTATTGGCCAACATCGAACCCTTCGGGTACGCAGTCGCCAACTCCGGCGGCAACTCGATCGCCTGGGTGTAACGGCACCCGAAAAAACTGATTCCGCCAACGCGGCAGCACTGGTTTTACGGGCTTTCCCCCAATGGTTAGCCCAAGAGCGTCCTGGCCAACCGGGTCGTTACCTCTTACGCCAGGGACGAGGAGCAATCCTGCCGCCCCTAGACCAACTGCGAGGAAGTCCTGCCCTCGCTGTCGCTCGCGTGGATACAGGAGGTCGTGACACCTTGATTCAGCTCGCACTTCCCCTCGATTCCTCCACCCTCGAAGAGCTCGGGGAGCGAGAGGGCACCTGGGTCGAGAGCGTGAGCTGGGATGCATCTCGACAACAAGTCAAAGCAGAACGGCGTCTGCAACTTGGAGAGTTGGTCTTGCGCCGGACACCCCAGAGCGCACCCAGTCCTGAACAATGCCAAGCCCTGCTCCTGAACGCTTTGCACGAGGCAGGCACCCTCGAAGCGTTGCCATGGACTGCTTTCAATCAGCAACTGAGACAACGGCTCAGCTGGATGCACCGCCATGACGGCCCCCCCTGGCCGCCGCGAGATAAGGAAACGCTTCTCCAAGACACCACTTGGCTCGCACCCACCCTCCTGAGCTGCCAAAGCTGGCGCGATCTTTCCCCAGCGATGTTGGATGAAGCCTTGTGGGGAGCGTTGAGTTGGACTGAACGACAACGCCTCGATCAGGTTTTACCGGAGCGCATTGCGATTCCCTCCGGACGGCAAGCGAAATTGCGTTACGACGACGAGGAGGTTGTTTTAGCCGTGAAATTGCAGGAGATGTTTGGTGAAACAACAGGCCCTCATGTGCTGAGAGGGCAGATACCCGTGACCCTCGAGTTGCTCTCCCCTGCAGGGCGACCTCTGCAACGAACGCGGGACTTAGAAGGGTTTTGGACGGGCAGCTATGCCGATGTACGCCGAGAAATGCGGGGCCGCTACCCGAAACATCCATGGCCCGACGATCCCACCCGAGCGACGCCAACTGCTTTCACGAAACGTAAACAGCTGCAGCAAAAGGGCTCATGA
- a CDS encoding DUF2973 domain-containing protein, producing MLSALFPLLYGTVLVALLWQAFRVMGKGFRAASGPISEPNDRTGRITVHPELLDSDGRITGEDLLTVRFSGNDDGETETHGHGTE from the coding sequence ATGCTCAGCGCTCTGTTTCCCCTGCTCTACGGAACAGTTTTGGTGGCCTTGCTATGGCAAGCCTTTCGGGTGATGGGCAAGGGCTTCCGAGCTGCAAGCGGCCCGATTAGCGAACCCAATGACCGCACTGGACGCATCACGGTGCATCCCGAACTGCTGGACAGCGATGGGCGCATTACCGGCGAAGACCTACTGACCGTGCGCTTTAGCGGCAACGATGACGGGGAAACCGAGACCCATGGGCACGGCACTGAATAA
- a CDS encoding trypsin-like peptidase domain-containing protein has translation MSDRTRSFVTSALVGGALAGGMSVLPLLLPQPPVSARSVLPLTSFVASAVKRSGPAVVTLETSRTMQSPSLSGLPKGIRLNPLFRNFFGVPGESPPRPRVQRGQGSGVLFDARGLLLTNAHVVEGAEELTVGLSDGRRVKGRVIGTDSLTDLAVVRLEGEGVWPVAALGNSDRLNVGDWAIAVGNPYGLENTVTLGIISNLNRNVAQLGISGKRLDLIQTDAAINPGNSGGPLLNAEGEVIGINTLVRSGPGAGLGFAIPINRAKAIASELVATGKARHPVIGIGLSRVPADRPGRPAPKGAVIRSIQKTGPADKAGLQVNDVITAVDGLAVDGPAAVVSAIEQRGVGETLTLQIRRASESKVVRLKPVDLSFFDRS, from the coding sequence ATGTCAGATCGCACGCGCTCTTTTGTTACGTCTGCATTGGTCGGAGGTGCATTGGCGGGCGGGATGTCAGTACTCCCGCTGCTTCTGCCGCAACCTCCTGTCAGTGCCCGTTCGGTTTTACCTCTGACGTCGTTCGTGGCATCTGCGGTGAAACGCAGTGGACCTGCCGTTGTCACCTTGGAAACGTCGCGGACGATGCAAAGCCCAAGCTTGTCTGGGTTGCCGAAGGGGATCAGGCTTAATCCCTTGTTTCGCAATTTCTTTGGAGTTCCTGGAGAGTCTCCACCTCGTCCACGCGTTCAGCGAGGCCAAGGCAGCGGAGTGTTGTTTGATGCTCGGGGTTTGCTCCTAACGAATGCCCATGTTGTTGAGGGGGCAGAGGAGCTGACGGTTGGTTTGTCGGACGGACGTCGTGTGAAGGGACGGGTGATTGGTACGGACAGCCTCACTGATCTGGCAGTTGTTCGCTTGGAAGGAGAGGGGGTCTGGCCGGTCGCAGCTCTCGGAAATTCCGACCGCCTCAATGTTGGCGATTGGGCGATTGCCGTGGGGAATCCTTATGGATTGGAAAACACCGTGACGCTGGGCATTATCAGCAACCTGAATCGAAACGTTGCTCAGCTTGGGATCTCAGGCAAGCGTCTCGATCTCATCCAAACGGATGCTGCCATTAATCCAGGAAATTCTGGAGGCCCGCTGCTCAATGCTGAGGGCGAGGTGATTGGCATCAATACCCTTGTGCGTTCAGGGCCTGGCGCCGGTTTGGGGTTTGCGATCCCGATTAATCGTGCCAAGGCCATCGCCTCGGAATTGGTGGCCACGGGTAAGGCACGCCATCCTGTGATTGGAATTGGTTTATCGCGGGTTCCAGCAGATCGTCCTGGCAGGCCTGCCCCGAAGGGTGCTGTGATTCGGTCGATTCAAAAGACGGGTCCAGCTGACAAGGCAGGACTTCAGGTGAACGATGTCATCACTGCAGTTGATGGACTAGCTGTTGATGGACCGGCGGCAGTGGTGAGTGCGATTGAACAGCGTGGTGTGGGAGAAACTTTGACCCTTCAAATTCGTCGAGCCAGCGAGTCGAAGGTTGTTCGACTCAAGCCTGTTGATTTGTCGTTTTTCGATCGGAGCTGA
- a CDS encoding ABC-F family ATP-binding cassette domain-containing protein, whose protein sequence is MMDASRSGPLLRLEQVSKIYPTGEVLRNVTWEVKPGDRIGLVGVNGAGKSTQMRLIAGFEEPSSGQVVRQGSPRIAYLQQEFDVDLERSVREELFQAFGEAATVLNRQREVEEEMGSEKAAEDPNHLDELIHELGRLQSRFEGLHGYELDARIDKLLPTIGFSAAGAERPVKDYSGGWQMRIALGKILLQDPDLLLLDEPTNHLDVETIQWLEGYLLEQNAALVVISHDRTFLDRVCNQIVSTERGISRSYLGNYTSHLELKQLEQQSTQAAFERQQKEIATQQAYIDRFRASATRSTQAKSREKQLDKVELVEAPVESVSGPSFRFPAAPRSGAQVALFENLTHSYGDKILFLGADLEVERGDRIAFVGPNGAGKSTLLRLVMGAEIPDEGIAQLGEHNVVAGYFEQNQAEALDLNKTVIDTMYEAVPDWTQTQVRSLLGNFCFSNDSVFKDVGQLSGGEKARLALALMLLSPCNLLVLDEPTNHLDIPAKQMLEDALMAYEGAALLVSHDRYFISRVANRIVELRDGELVLYRGDYNYYLEKKEEERAEAREKELASERDAKKKANQDKQKARTARKKKST, encoded by the coding sequence ATGATGGATGCATCACGCTCCGGACCGTTGCTGAGACTCGAGCAAGTCAGCAAGATTTATCCCACCGGCGAAGTGCTGCGCAATGTGACCTGGGAGGTCAAGCCTGGCGACCGCATCGGCCTCGTTGGTGTGAACGGAGCCGGCAAATCCACGCAAATGCGGCTCATCGCTGGCTTTGAAGAACCCAGCAGCGGACAGGTGGTTCGCCAAGGCTCCCCACGCATCGCTTATCTCCAACAGGAATTCGATGTCGACCTAGAGAGGAGCGTCCGCGAAGAGCTGTTTCAGGCCTTTGGTGAGGCGGCCACGGTCCTCAACCGCCAGCGGGAAGTTGAGGAAGAGATGGGGTCTGAGAAAGCGGCCGAGGATCCGAATCATCTCGATGAACTCATTCATGAGCTCGGCCGGCTCCAAAGCCGATTTGAGGGCCTACATGGCTACGAACTTGATGCCCGCATCGACAAATTGCTCCCAACCATTGGCTTCAGCGCCGCGGGTGCCGAGCGGCCAGTGAAGGATTACTCGGGCGGGTGGCAGATGCGCATTGCCCTGGGAAAAATTCTTTTACAAGACCCTGACTTACTGCTCCTGGATGAACCCACCAACCATCTGGATGTGGAGACCATCCAATGGCTCGAGGGATATCTGCTGGAGCAGAACGCTGCCCTGGTCGTGATCAGCCATGACAGGACCTTTTTGGACCGGGTCTGCAATCAAATCGTTTCAACGGAGCGCGGCATCTCCCGCTCTTATCTCGGCAACTACACCTCACACCTTGAGCTCAAACAACTCGAGCAGCAGTCGACCCAAGCGGCCTTTGAACGCCAGCAAAAAGAAATCGCCACCCAACAGGCCTACATCGATCGCTTCCGAGCTAGCGCCACCCGGAGCACGCAGGCCAAAAGCCGTGAAAAACAGCTCGACAAAGTCGAGCTCGTTGAAGCCCCTGTGGAAAGCGTTTCGGGGCCAAGCTTTCGCTTTCCAGCGGCTCCGCGGTCTGGCGCACAAGTTGCCCTCTTCGAGAATCTCACCCACAGCTACGGCGACAAAATCCTGTTCCTGGGAGCGGATTTAGAGGTCGAGCGCGGCGACCGGATTGCATTCGTTGGCCCGAATGGTGCGGGGAAATCGACCCTGCTGCGGCTGGTGATGGGAGCAGAAATCCCCGATGAAGGGATCGCCCAACTCGGTGAACACAATGTGGTGGCTGGTTATTTCGAGCAAAACCAGGCGGAAGCCCTCGACCTCAACAAAACCGTGATCGACACGATGTATGAGGCCGTTCCCGACTGGACGCAAACCCAGGTGCGTTCCTTGCTGGGCAATTTCTGCTTCAGCAACGACAGCGTTTTTAAAGATGTTGGCCAACTCAGCGGTGGAGAAAAAGCACGTTTGGCATTGGCGTTAATGCTGCTGAGCCCATGCAATCTTTTGGTGCTGGATGAACCAACGAATCACCTCGACATCCCAGCCAAACAGATGCTTGAAGATGCCTTGATGGCCTACGAAGGCGCTGCACTGCTGGTCTCCCACGATCGCTATTTCATCTCCCGAGTCGCCAACAGGATCGTCGAATTGCGTGATGGTGAACTCGTTCTTTATCGGGGCGATTACAACTATTACCTCGAGAAAAAAGAAGAGGAAAGAGCTGAAGCCCGGGAAAAAGAATTGGCTTCTGAACGCGATGCCAAGAAAAAAGCCAATCAAGACAAGCAAAAGGCCCGTACCGCCCGAAAGAAAAAGTCGACCTGA
- a CDS encoding ribbon-helix-helix domain-containing protein, translating into MPTRQTSASGKPKSPRIQVVLPEDLCARLTALAESESRTVSNMARVLIQQGVQRQEQGEAPAEKPLSREERFRSALESQQPRRLRGAPRRLRLYRPS; encoded by the coding sequence GTGCCCACTCGACAGACGTCAGCTAGCGGGAAGCCCAAGTCCCCCAGGATCCAGGTGGTCCTTCCGGAGGATTTGTGTGCCCGGCTGACGGCCCTTGCTGAGTCGGAGTCGCGAACGGTCAGCAACATGGCGCGTGTGCTGATCCAGCAAGGGGTTCAGCGCCAAGAACAAGGTGAGGCCCCTGCAGAAAAGCCCCTCAGTCGAGAGGAACGCTTTCGTTCAGCCCTTGAATCCCAGCAACCCCGTCGACTGCGGGGAGCGCCTCGTCGATTGCGGCTGTATCGGCCTAGTTAG
- a CDS encoding anhydro-N-acetylmuramic acid kinase — protein sequence MRCLGLMSGTSADGVDAVLADFRGSPNHPQWDLIRHVHHPYPEALRHRVVSAGQGEPSRADQWLDLAEAITEAQAMAARSCDPHAEAVLVGCHGQTIWHRPPTSQQRGASWQLLQAPLLAQLLERPVVHDFRAADLALGGQGAPLVPKADAALLGGTKGWRALLNLGGIANLTLIPPCCGPDRDASVQGWDCGPANSLIDLAVQQFSNGTLLFDRGGAMAKAGHSDETSIRRWLQEPYFQSPPPKSTGRELFGRANLQQRLNDLGRDCSSQDAVATLTSFSAAVVAQDLEQLMQRDRIRPLELIVAGGGRHNPVLMDQLQQRCRGLQLSSSQEMGLPVEAREALVFALLAWWHQRKHPGNSPSITGATRESVLGVLVHPG from the coding sequence ATGCGCTGTCTTGGCCTAATGAGTGGCACCAGTGCCGATGGAGTAGATGCCGTTCTGGCCGACTTTCGAGGGTCGCCGAACCACCCGCAATGGGATCTGATTCGGCATGTGCATCATCCATACCCCGAGGCTCTACGCCACAGGGTGGTCAGCGCTGGGCAAGGGGAGCCGAGCCGTGCGGATCAATGGCTTGATTTAGCGGAAGCAATTACAGAAGCCCAAGCCATGGCCGCACGATCCTGTGATCCCCATGCAGAGGCCGTCCTAGTGGGATGCCATGGCCAAACCATTTGGCACCGCCCCCCCACATCCCAACAGCGGGGTGCCAGTTGGCAACTTCTCCAGGCTCCCCTCCTCGCCCAACTGTTAGAGCGTCCTGTAGTACACGACTTTCGTGCGGCCGACCTTGCCCTCGGCGGTCAAGGTGCACCTCTTGTTCCGAAGGCCGATGCAGCACTTTTGGGCGGAACAAAGGGTTGGCGCGCCCTGCTCAATCTGGGCGGCATTGCCAATCTCACGTTGATCCCTCCCTGCTGTGGCCCCGACCGTGATGCATCGGTGCAGGGATGGGATTGCGGACCCGCCAACAGCCTGATCGACCTCGCTGTTCAACAATTCAGCAACGGAACACTGCTATTCGATCGCGGCGGTGCCATGGCGAAGGCCGGCCACAGCGATGAAACAAGCATTCGTCGCTGGCTTCAAGAGCCGTATTTTCAATCCCCACCACCAAAATCAACAGGTCGGGAGTTATTTGGACGCGCCAACCTGCAGCAGCGTCTCAACGACTTAGGCCGGGACTGTTCCAGCCAAGATGCCGTCGCCACATTGACCAGCTTCAGCGCCGCAGTGGTGGCCCAAGACCTGGAGCAACTGATGCAACGCGATCGAATTCGTCCACTGGAGTTAATCGTGGCTGGAGGGGGCCGCCACAACCCAGTGCTGATGGATCAACTGCAACAACGCTGCCGCGGCCTCCAATTGAGCAGCAGCCAAGAGATGGGTCTGCCGGTGGAAGCACGGGAGGCTTTGGTATTTGCACTGCTGGCCTGGTGGCATCAGCGCAAACATCCCGGTAATTCACCATCCATCACCGGAGCCACGCGAGAGAGCGTTCTCGGCGTGTTGGTGCACCCTGGCTAA